A section of the Mycolicibacterium anyangense genome encodes:
- a CDS encoding FUSC family protein, translating into MPASLAQQLGPTYRALRHAVRPTTWRGALNGDLRKAGVAVPLRVGAAVALMFVLGGLTGHHDVAGFAALGALVAAFCRPDPYPVRVGRLVVLSIMIISSIAAGAALGASSASAAVSVVVIALIAGAAAFFVSALHIVGPGAVVFVFGAVGAEAFARTTGDVAHAVLACAIGTVTGMIAALAPWLLNLTWRAATGRPAATTGSHPARRESIAVTLLRAPHSTLVTSSARITIAGALGAAVALAFGLPHYMWAAMGAVATMQGVAYHVAVHRGVQRLLGNIGGALLAAGLLALPLGYWGTAAAIVVFQVCAEIASTVNYALTSLAVTPMALLLTGIGAGLTPAAAVDRVLDTLVGVVVGIVVGALTISGTDSEHLRTAGDQP; encoded by the coding sequence ATGCCCGCTTCGCTCGCTCAGCAGCTCGGCCCCACGTACCGCGCGCTGCGCCACGCGGTCCGGCCGACGACCTGGCGCGGCGCCCTCAACGGCGACCTGCGCAAAGCCGGAGTGGCCGTACCCCTGCGGGTCGGTGCCGCGGTGGCCCTGATGTTCGTGCTTGGCGGATTGACCGGTCACCACGACGTGGCCGGGTTCGCCGCCCTCGGTGCTCTGGTCGCAGCGTTCTGCCGGCCCGATCCCTATCCGGTTCGCGTCGGCCGGCTCGTCGTCCTCAGCATCATGATCATCTCGTCGATCGCGGCCGGCGCAGCGTTGGGCGCGAGCAGCGCTTCGGCGGCCGTCAGCGTCGTGGTGATCGCCCTGATCGCTGGAGCCGCAGCATTTTTCGTCTCTGCCCTGCACATCGTCGGCCCCGGTGCGGTGGTGTTCGTCTTCGGCGCGGTCGGTGCCGAGGCCTTCGCCCGCACCACCGGCGATGTCGCGCACGCAGTACTGGCGTGCGCCATCGGCACCGTGACTGGGATGATCGCCGCACTGGCGCCCTGGCTGCTGAACCTGACGTGGCGCGCAGCGACCGGGCGGCCCGCCGCGACCACCGGCTCTCACCCTGCCCGCCGCGAATCGATCGCGGTCACGCTGCTGCGCGCGCCGCATTCCACGCTGGTCACGAGCAGCGCTCGGATCACCATCGCGGGCGCCCTCGGCGCGGCCGTCGCGCTCGCCTTCGGCCTGCCCCACTACATGTGGGCGGCGATGGGCGCGGTGGCCACCATGCAGGGCGTGGCCTATCACGTCGCGGTCCACCGCGGTGTGCAACGTCTGCTGGGCAATATCGGTGGTGCGTTGCTGGCCGCTGGTCTACTGGCCCTGCCGCTCGGGTACTGGGGCACTGCCGCTGCCATCGTCGTCTTCCAGGTCTGCGCCGAGATCGCCTCGACCGTCAACTATGCCTTGACCTCACTGGCCGTGACTCCGATGGCGTTGCTGCTCACCGGCATTGGCGCAGGCTTGACACCCGCAGCGGCCGTCGACCGGGTTCTCGACACGCTGGTGGGCGTCGTCGTCGGCATCGTCGTAGGCGCTCTCACCATCAGTGGTACCGACAGCGAGCACCTGCGCACCGCCGGTGACCAGCCCTGA
- a CDS encoding acyl-CoA dehydrogenase family protein: protein MSDTHVVTNQVPPLVDHNPANSPVLIEALIREGGQWGLEEVTELGALAGSAQAQRWGDLADRNQPILHTHDRYGYRVDEIEYDPAYHELMRTAIAHGVHAAPWADERPGAHVVRAAKMGVWTPEPGHVCPISMTYAVVPALRHNPELAAVYEPLLTSREYDPELKVPATKAGITAGMSMTEKQGGSDVRAGTTQAVPNGDGSYSLTGHKWFTSAAMSDIFLVLAQAPGGLSCFMLPRVLPDGSRNRMFIQRLKDKLGNHANASSEIEYDGAVAWLVGEEGRGVPTIIEMVNLTRLDCTLGSATSMRNGLTRAVHHAQHRKAFGAYLIDQPLMRNVLADLAVEAEAATIVAMRMAGATDAAVRGDERETLLRRIGLAASKYWVCKRATPHAGEAMECLGGNGYAEESGMPRLYREAPLMGIWEGSGNVSALDTLRAMATRPECIAVLFDELATTAGQDARLDVHVATLRAELGDTDAVEYRARKVAEDICLALQGSLLVRHGHPAVAEAFLATRMGGNWGGAFGTLPTGLDLAPILERCLVKG from the coding sequence ATGTCGGACACGCATGTCGTCACCAACCAGGTCCCCCCGCTGGTGGACCACAATCCGGCTAACTCGCCGGTCCTCATCGAGGCACTGATCCGCGAAGGCGGGCAGTGGGGGCTCGAGGAGGTCACCGAGCTCGGGGCCCTGGCCGGCAGCGCCCAGGCCCAGCGCTGGGGTGATCTGGCCGATCGCAATCAGCCGATCCTGCATACCCATGACCGCTACGGGTACCGGGTCGACGAGATCGAATACGACCCCGCCTATCACGAGCTGATGCGCACGGCGATCGCCCACGGTGTGCACGCCGCCCCGTGGGCCGACGAGCGTCCGGGCGCCCACGTGGTCCGGGCGGCGAAGATGGGGGTGTGGACGCCCGAGCCCGGGCACGTCTGCCCGATCTCGATGACCTACGCCGTCGTCCCCGCGCTGCGGCACAACCCGGAGCTGGCCGCCGTCTACGAGCCGCTGCTGACCAGTCGCGAGTACGACCCGGAGCTGAAAGTGCCTGCCACCAAGGCGGGCATCACCGCCGGGATGTCGATGACCGAGAAGCAGGGCGGCTCCGACGTTCGCGCCGGCACCACCCAGGCCGTACCCAACGGCGACGGCAGCTACTCGCTGACCGGCCACAAGTGGTTCACCTCGGCGGCAATGAGCGACATCTTCCTGGTGCTCGCCCAGGCGCCCGGCGGATTGAGCTGTTTCATGCTGCCGCGGGTGCTGCCCGACGGCAGCCGCAACCGGATGTTCATCCAGCGGCTCAAGGACAAGCTGGGTAATCACGCCAACGCCTCCAGTGAGATCGAATACGACGGCGCGGTGGCGTGGCTGGTCGGCGAGGAGGGCCGCGGTGTGCCGACCATCATCGAGATGGTCAACCTGACCCGGCTGGACTGCACACTGGGCAGTGCCACCAGCATGCGCAACGGCCTGACGCGGGCGGTTCATCACGCCCAGCATCGAAAGGCGTTCGGCGCCTACCTGATTGATCAACCGTTGATGCGCAACGTGCTGGCCGACCTCGCGGTCGAGGCGGAGGCCGCCACGATCGTCGCGATGCGGATGGCCGGCGCCACCGACGCGGCCGTTCGTGGCGACGAGCGGGAGACACTACTGCGGCGGATCGGCCTGGCAGCGTCCAAGTACTGGGTGTGCAAGCGGGCCACCCCGCACGCCGGTGAGGCGATGGAGTGCCTGGGCGGCAACGGCTACGCCGAGGAATCCGGCATGCCGCGGCTCTATCGCGAGGCGCCGCTGATGGGGATCTGGGAGGGCTCGGGCAACGTCAGCGCGCTGGACACGTTGCGCGCCATGGCAACTCGGCCCGAATGCATCGCCGTGCTGTTCGACGAACTGGCGACCACCGCCGGTCAAGACGCCAGGCTCGACGTCCATGTCGCCACGCTTCGGGCCGAACTGGGGGATACCGACGCCGTCGAGTACCGGGCCCGCAAGGTCGCCGAGGACATCTGCCTGGCATTGCAGGGCTCGCTGCTGGTGCGTCATGGCCATCCCGCAGTGGCCGAGGCGTTCCTGGCGACCCGGATGGGCGGCAACTGGGGCGGCGCGTTCGGCACCCTGCCCACCGGATTGGACCTCGCACCGATCCTGGAGCGCTGCCTGGTGAAGGGATGA
- a CDS encoding deoxyribonuclease IV, with protein MLIGSHVRSDNPLAGALDDEADAVQFFLGDPQSWKKPKPREDADMLRRSPIPLYVHAPYLINVASANNRVRIPSRKILQDTCDAAAEVGATAVIVHGGHADDNDMEAGFERWVKALAQLQTDVPVYLENTAGGDHAMARHFDTIGRLWDRIGDTGIGFCLDTCHAWAAGEELIDAVERIKAITGRIDLVHCNDSRDAKGSGADRHANFGAGQIDPQLLVAVVTAAGAPVICETADDGRKNDIAFLRDNVPG; from the coding sequence GTGCTGATCGGCTCCCATGTTCGCTCCGACAACCCGCTGGCCGGGGCATTGGACGACGAGGCCGACGCGGTGCAGTTCTTCCTCGGTGACCCGCAGAGCTGGAAGAAACCGAAGCCCCGCGAGGACGCCGACATGCTGCGCCGCTCGCCGATCCCGCTCTATGTCCACGCCCCGTACCTGATCAACGTGGCCTCGGCCAACAACCGGGTGCGCATTCCGTCGCGCAAGATCCTGCAGGACACCTGCGACGCCGCCGCCGAGGTCGGTGCGACCGCGGTGATCGTGCACGGCGGCCACGCCGACGACAACGACATGGAGGCCGGCTTCGAGCGCTGGGTCAAGGCGCTGGCTCAACTGCAGACCGACGTGCCGGTGTACCTGGAGAACACCGCGGGCGGCGACCACGCCATGGCGCGCCATTTCGACACCATCGGCCGGTTGTGGGACCGCATCGGCGACACCGGCATCGGGTTCTGTCTGGACACCTGCCACGCCTGGGCGGCCGGCGAGGAGCTGATCGACGCCGTCGAGCGGATCAAGGCGATCACCGGCCGCATCGACCTGGTGCACTGTAACGACTCCCGCGACGCCAAAGGTTCCGGCGCCGACCGGCACGCCAATTTCGGCGCCGGACAGATCGATCCGCAGCTGCTGGTGGCCGTGGTCACCGCGGCGGGTGCACCGGTGATCTGCGAGACGGCCGACGACGGCCGCAAGAACGACATCGCCTTCCTCCGCGACAACGTGCCGGGTTGA
- a CDS encoding extracellular catalytic domain type 1 short-chain-length polyhydroxyalkanoate depolymerase, translating to MRSRVVALLGILFLVSACAASGLAAPAPFTPGATAHTISVGGLDRTYRLYLPAGLPPAAPLVVMLHGGFGSADQAERSYGWNQLAEQAKFVVAYPDGLNRAWNSGGGCCGRPGRDNVDDVAFITAAVRDIAGNIGIDPTRIYATGISNGGMMAYRLACTTAVFAAIGPDSATQLDSCSAPSPTSVIHVHGTGDRMIRYDGGPGAGIANIDGPPVPDVNAFWRGVDQCAPPAVTVNGALTTSTANCPSGRSVELITVAGGGHEWPPFATQTIWDFFAAHPR from the coding sequence ATGCGGAGCCGAGTCGTCGCGCTGCTGGGGATCCTGTTCCTCGTCTCCGCCTGCGCCGCGTCCGGATTGGCCGCCCCGGCTCCGTTCACGCCCGGGGCCACCGCACACACCATCTCGGTCGGCGGCCTCGATCGCACCTATCGGCTCTACCTGCCCGCCGGCCTGCCCCCGGCAGCGCCGCTGGTGGTCATGCTGCACGGCGGCTTCGGCAGCGCCGATCAAGCCGAACGGTCCTACGGCTGGAATCAACTGGCCGAGCAGGCCAAGTTCGTCGTCGCCTATCCCGACGGACTGAATCGAGCGTGGAACTCCGGGGGAGGATGCTGCGGGCGCCCCGGCCGCGACAACGTCGACGACGTCGCCTTCATCACCGCCGCGGTGCGCGACATCGCGGGCAACATCGGCATCGACCCCACCAGGATCTACGCCACCGGCATCAGCAACGGCGGCATGATGGCTTACCGACTCGCCTGCACCACAGCGGTTTTCGCGGCGATCGGGCCCGACTCGGCTACCCAGCTCGACAGCTGCTCAGCGCCGTCGCCGACCTCGGTCATCCATGTCCACGGCACCGGCGATCGGATGATCCGCTACGACGGCGGACCCGGTGCCGGCATCGCCAACATCGACGGTCCACCGGTGCCTGATGTCAACGCCTTCTGGCGTGGTGTCGACCAGTGCGCGCCGCCGGCGGTGACGGTCAACGGTGCACTGACCACATCGACGGCGAACTGCCCGAGCGGGCGAAGCGTCGAGTTGATCACCGTCGCCGGCGGCGGTCACGAGTGGCCGCCGTTCGCGACACAGACGATCTGGGATTTCTTCGCCGCGCATCCGCGCTGA
- a CDS encoding cupin domain-containing protein, translated as MKLNSVVHASSQWLEHEPVPAEQSHGGSPHTGVAELGRFGGLEVGVWEMTPGVMSDVEADELFVVLTGAATVEFDDDTPTMTLGPGDVVRLAEGARTVWTVTETLRKVYLT; from the coding sequence GTGAAGCTGAACTCCGTGGTCCACGCGTCCAGCCAGTGGCTCGAGCACGAGCCGGTGCCCGCCGAGCAGTCACACGGCGGCAGCCCGCACACCGGTGTCGCCGAACTCGGCCGGTTCGGCGGACTCGAGGTCGGGGTCTGGGAGATGACGCCCGGAGTGATGAGTGATGTCGAGGCCGACGAACTGTTCGTCGTGCTGACCGGTGCGGCGACCGTCGAGTTCGACGACGACACCCCCACCATGACACTGGGCCCAGGTGACGTGGTGCGACTGGCCGAGGGAGCGCGCACGGTATGGACAGTCACCGAGACGCTGCGCAAGGTGTATCTGACCTGA
- a CDS encoding MarR family winged helix-turn-helix transcriptional regulator, giving the protein MSRRVEASALSDTVDRIRSEWAAAYPHLDTAPIDILGRIQRIASICSQRLDSNLERHGVTRSEFAVLGALARVDRPLRASEVVSTTLLSGASVTKIADSLAGRGLLERQKSERDGRVVLLALTDAGRAVVDTEMPRRLADDEAMIAGLTDAERATLAGLLRRICATLGD; this is encoded by the coding sequence GTGTCCAGACGTGTCGAAGCCAGTGCGCTCAGCGACACCGTGGATCGGATTCGCTCGGAATGGGCGGCGGCCTACCCGCACCTCGATACGGCGCCCATCGACATCCTGGGGCGGATCCAGCGCATCGCCTCGATCTGCAGCCAACGGCTCGATTCGAACCTGGAACGGCACGGCGTGACGCGCTCCGAGTTCGCCGTGCTCGGCGCGCTGGCCCGGGTCGATCGCCCGCTTCGGGCCAGCGAAGTCGTCTCCACAACGTTGCTCAGCGGGGCATCGGTGACCAAGATCGCCGACAGCCTCGCCGGCCGGGGACTACTGGAACGGCAGAAGTCCGAGCGGGACGGACGGGTGGTCCTGCTCGCGCTCACTGATGCCGGACGGGCGGTGGTCGACACCGAGATGCCTCGCCGCCTTGCCGACGACGAGGCGATGATCGCCGGTCTCACCGATGCAGAGCGAGCCACCCTCGCCGGTCTACTCCGGAGGATCTGCGCGACGCTCGGCGACTGA
- a CDS encoding dihydrofolate reductase family protein, which produces MTQLLRVQNFMLSRDGFGAGLNQCLQRPFGDADQPALFAWVGATASWVGRREPGGDRGLDDYFTRDYFNNIGAEIMGRNKFSPYRGPWDDHPDWQGWWGEEPPFHTPVFVMSHHARPALTLSDTTFHFVSGDPASVLEQAKDAADGKDVRLGGGASTVRQFLDAGLVDTLHVAVADVEIGAGSRLWESPDELDDRYRHEVVPSPSGVIHHLFWR; this is translated from the coding sequence GTGACCCAACTGCTCAGAGTTCAGAACTTCATGCTGTCGCGCGACGGGTTCGGCGCCGGGCTCAACCAGTGCTTGCAACGTCCGTTCGGCGATGCCGACCAGCCGGCCCTGTTCGCGTGGGTGGGCGCGACGGCGAGTTGGGTGGGACGCCGCGAGCCCGGCGGTGACCGCGGCCTCGACGACTACTTCACCCGTGACTACTTCAACAACATCGGCGCGGAGATCATGGGCCGCAACAAGTTCAGTCCCTACCGCGGCCCGTGGGACGACCACCCCGACTGGCAGGGGTGGTGGGGCGAGGAGCCGCCGTTCCACACCCCGGTGTTCGTGATGTCCCACCACGCGCGGCCAGCGTTGACCTTGTCCGATACCACCTTCCATTTCGTTTCCGGTGATCCGGCGAGTGTCCTGGAACAGGCCAAGGATGCGGCCGACGGCAAGGACGTCCGGCTCGGCGGCGGGGCGAGCACCGTCCGGCAATTCCTCGACGCCGGCCTGGTCGACACGCTGCACGTGGCGGTCGCCGACGTGGAGATCGGAGCCGGCTCGCGGCTGTGGGAATCGCCGGACGAACTCGATGATCGCTACCGCCACGAGGTGGTGCCCAGCCCCAGCGGTGTGATCCATCACCTTTTCTGGCGCTGA
- a CDS encoding DNA-directed RNA polymerase subunit beta', with protein sequence MLDVNFFDELRIGLATADDIRNWSYGEVKKPETINYRTLKPEKDGLFCEKIFGPTRDWECYCGKYKRVRFKGIICERCGVEVTRAKVRRERMGHIELAAPVTHIWYFKGVPSRLGYLLDLAPKDLEKIIYFAAYVITAVDTEMRHNELSTLEAEMEVEKKAVADQRDADLEARAQKLEADLAELEAEGAKSDVRRKVRDGGEREMRQLRDRAQRELDRLDEIWSTFTKLAPKQLIVDENLYREIVDRYGEYFEGSMGAESIQKLIQNFDIDAEAESLREVIRSGKGQKKLRALKRLKVVAAFQQSGNSPMGMVLDAVPVIPPELRPMVQLDGGRFATSDLNDLYRRVINRNNRLKRLIDLGAPEIIVNNEKRMLQESVDALFDNGRRGRPVTGPGNRPLKSLSDLLKGKQGRFRQNLLGKRVDYSGRSVIVVGPQLKLHQCGLPKLMALELFKPFVMKRLVDLNHAQNIKSAKRMVERQRPQVWDVLEEVIAEHPVLLNRAPTLHRLGIQAFEPQLVEGKAIQLHPLVCEAFNADFDGDQMAVHLPLSAEAQAEARVLMLSSNNILSPASGKPLAMPRLDMVTGLYYLTTHVAGSKGEYAPAGTDAPETGVYSSPAEAIMAMDRGVLSVRAQIKVRLTQLRPPHEVETELFGENGWRPGDAWTAETTLGRVIFNELLPQGYPFVNEQMHKKVQARIINDLAERYPMIVVAQTVDKLKDAGFYWATRSGVTVSMADVIVPPEKQEILERYEAEADGIEKKYQRGALNHQERNDALVELWKEATEEVGKALEAHYPEDNPIITIVKSGATGNFTQTRTLAGMKGLVTNPKGEFIPRPIKSSFREGLTVLEYFINTHGARKGLADTALRTADSGYLTRRLVDVSQDVIVREHDCGTERGILVDLAERQADGTLIRDPHVETSAYARTLAADAVDEKGNVIVEAGHDLGDPAIDALLEAGISQVKVRSVLTCGSASGVCAMCYGRSMATGKLVDIGEAVGIVAAQSIGEPGTQLTMRTFHQGGVTGGADIVGGLPRVQELFEARIPRNRAPIADVAGRVRLEESDKFYKITIVPDDGGEEVVYDKLSKRQRLRVFKHDDGTERLLADGDHVEVGQQLMEGSADPHEVLRVEGPRKVQIHLVKEVQEVYRAQGVSIHDKHIEVIVRQMLRRVTIIDSGATEFLPGSLTERGEFEAENRRVVAEGAEPAAGRPVLMGITKASLATDSWLSAASFQETTRVLTDAAINCRSDKLQGLKENVIIGKLIPAGTGINRYRNIQVQPTEEARAAAYTIPSYEDQYYSPDFGQATGAAVPLDDYGYSDYR encoded by the coding sequence GTGCTAGACGTCAACTTCTTCGATGAACTCCGCATCGGTCTGGCGACCGCGGACGACATCCGCAACTGGTCCTACGGCGAGGTCAAGAAGCCGGAGACCATCAACTACCGCACGCTCAAGCCGGAGAAGGATGGCCTGTTCTGCGAGAAGATCTTCGGACCGACTCGCGACTGGGAGTGCTACTGCGGCAAGTACAAGCGCGTCCGCTTCAAGGGCATCATCTGCGAGCGCTGCGGCGTCGAGGTCACTCGCGCCAAGGTGCGTCGCGAGCGGATGGGCCACATCGAGCTGGCCGCCCCGGTCACCCACATCTGGTACTTCAAGGGCGTCCCGTCGCGCCTCGGGTACCTGCTGGACCTGGCCCCGAAGGATCTCGAGAAGATCATCTACTTCGCGGCCTACGTGATCACCGCGGTCGACACCGAGATGCGCCACAACGAGCTCTCCACCCTCGAAGCCGAGATGGAGGTCGAGAAGAAGGCCGTCGCCGATCAGCGTGACGCCGACCTGGAGGCCCGCGCCCAGAAGCTCGAGGCCGACCTGGCCGAACTCGAGGCCGAGGGTGCCAAGTCCGACGTGCGCCGCAAGGTGCGCGACGGTGGCGAGCGCGAGATGCGTCAGCTCCGTGACCGGGCCCAGCGCGAGCTGGACCGGCTCGACGAGATCTGGAGCACCTTCACCAAGCTGGCTCCCAAGCAGCTGATCGTCGACGAGAACCTCTACCGCGAGATCGTCGACCGCTACGGCGAGTACTTCGAAGGCTCGATGGGCGCGGAGTCGATCCAGAAGCTCATCCAGAACTTCGACATCGACGCCGAGGCCGAATCGCTGCGCGAGGTCATCCGCAGCGGCAAGGGACAGAAGAAGCTCCGTGCCCTCAAGCGGCTGAAGGTCGTCGCGGCCTTCCAGCAGTCCGGCAACTCGCCGATGGGCATGGTGCTCGACGCCGTTCCGGTGATCCCGCCGGAGCTGCGGCCGATGGTCCAGCTCGACGGTGGCCGCTTCGCCACCTCGGACCTCAACGACCTGTACCGCCGCGTGATCAACCGCAACAACCGGCTCAAGCGACTGATCGACCTCGGTGCGCCCGAGATCATCGTCAACAACGAGAAGCGCATGCTTCAGGAGTCGGTCGACGCGCTGTTCGACAACGGCCGCCGCGGCCGCCCCGTCACCGGACCGGGCAACCGTCCGCTGAAGTCGCTGTCCGATCTGCTCAAGGGCAAGCAGGGCCGGTTCCGTCAGAACCTGCTCGGCAAGCGTGTCGACTACTCGGGCCGCTCGGTCATCGTGGTCGGCCCGCAGCTCAAGCTGCACCAGTGCGGTCTGCCCAAGCTGATGGCGCTCGAACTGTTCAAGCCGTTCGTGATGAAGCGTCTGGTCGACCTGAACCACGCGCAGAACATCAAGAGCGCCAAGCGCATGGTCGAGCGTCAGCGTCCGCAGGTGTGGGACGTCCTCGAAGAGGTCATCGCCGAGCACCCGGTGCTGCTGAACCGTGCACCCACGCTGCACCGCCTGGGCATCCAGGCCTTCGAGCCGCAGCTGGTGGAAGGCAAGGCCATCCAGCTGCACCCGCTGGTCTGTGAGGCGTTCAACGCCGACTTCGACGGCGACCAGATGGCAGTCCACCTGCCGCTGAGCGCCGAGGCGCAGGCCGAGGCCCGTGTGCTGATGCTGTCGAGCAACAACATCCTGTCGCCGGCGTCGGGCAAGCCGCTGGCCATGCCGCGTCTGGACATGGTCACCGGTCTGTACTACCTGACCACCCATGTCGCGGGCAGCAAGGGCGAGTACGCCCCGGCGGGTACCGACGCACCGGAGACTGGCGTGTACTCGAGCCCGGCCGAGGCCATCATGGCGATGGACCGTGGCGTGCTCAGTGTCCGCGCTCAGATCAAGGTGCGCCTGACGCAGCTGCGTCCGCCGCACGAGGTCGAGACCGAGCTGTTCGGCGAGAACGGCTGGCGCCCGGGCGATGCCTGGACCGCCGAGACCACGCTGGGTCGGGTGATCTTCAACGAGCTTCTGCCGCAGGGGTATCCGTTCGTCAACGAGCAGATGCACAAGAAGGTCCAGGCGCGGATCATCAACGATCTGGCCGAGCGCTACCCGATGATCGTGGTTGCGCAGACCGTCGACAAGCTCAAGGATGCCGGCTTCTACTGGGCCACCCGTTCGGGTGTCACCGTGTCGATGGCCGACGTCATCGTGCCGCCGGAGAAGCAGGAGATCCTGGAGCGTTACGAGGCCGAGGCCGACGGGATCGAGAAGAAGTACCAGCGCGGTGCCCTGAACCACCAGGAGCGCAACGACGCTCTGGTGGAGCTGTGGAAGGAAGCCACCGAAGAGGTCGGTAAGGCCCTGGAGGCGCACTACCCGGAGGACAACCCGATCATCACGATCGTGAAGTCCGGCGCGACGGGTAACTTCACCCAGACTCGCACCCTGGCCGGCATGAAGGGTCTGGTGACGAACCCGAAGGGTGAGTTCATCCCGCGCCCGATCAAGTCCTCGTTCCGTGAGGGCCTGACGGTGCTGGAGTACTTCATCAACACCCACGGTGCCCGAAAGGGTCTGGCGGACACCGCTCTTCGTACCGCCGACTCGGGTTACCTGACCCGTCGTCTGGTCGACGTGTCTCAGGACGTCATCGTCCGCGAGCACGACTGCGGCACCGAGCGGGGCATCCTGGTCGATCTGGCCGAGCGTCAGGCCGACGGCACCCTGATCCGGGACCCGCACGTCGAGACCTCGGCGTACGCCCGCACGCTGGCCGCCGATGCGGTCGACGAGAAGGGCAACGTCATCGTCGAGGCCGGCCACGATCTGGGCGACCCGGCAATCGACGCGCTGCTCGAGGCCGGTATCTCGCAGGTCAAGGTGCGCTCCGTGCTCACCTGCGGCAGCGCCTCCGGCGTGTGTGCGATGTGCTACGGCCGGTCGATGGCCACCGGCAAGCTGGTCGACATCGGCGAGGCGGTCGGCATCGTGGCCGCACAGTCCATCGGTGAGCCCGGCACGCAGCTGACCATGCGTACCTTCCACCAGGGTGGTGTTACCGGTGGCGCCGACATCGTCGGTGGTCTGCCGCGTGTGCAGGAGCTGTTCGAGGCGCGTATCCCGCGCAACCGGGCTCCGATCGCCGACGTCGCCGGGCGGGTTCGCCTGGAGGAGAGCGACAAGTTCTACAAGATCACCATCGTTCCCGACGACGGGGGCGAGGAGGTCGTGTACGACAAGCTGTCCAAGCGTCAGCGCCTGCGCGTGTTCAAGCACGACGACGGGACCGAGCGGCTGCTGGCCGACGGTGACCACGTCGAGGTTGGCCAGCAGCTCATGGAGGGCTCGGCCGACCCGCACGAGGTGCTCCGTGTCGAGGGCCCGCGCAAGGTGCAGATCCACCTGGTCAAGGAGGTCCAGGAGGTCTACCGGGCGCAGGGTGTGTCGATCCACGACAAGCACATCGAGGTCATCGTCCGGCAGATGCTGCGGCGCGTCACGATCATCGATTCGGGTGCGACGGAGTTCCTGCCCGGTTCGCTGACCGAGCGCGGCGAGTTCGAGGCCGAGAACCGTCGGGTGGTTGCCGAGGGCGCCGAGCCCGCGGCTGGCCGTCCGGTGCTGATGGGTATCACCAAGGCGTCGCTGGCCACCGATTCGTGGCTGTCGGCGGCGTCGTTCCAGGAGACCACTCGCGTGCTGACCGATGCGGCGATCAACTGCCGCAGCGACAAGCTGCAGGGTCTGAAGGAGAACGTGATCATCGGCAAGCTGATCCCGGCCGGTACCGGTATCAACCGCTACCGCAACATCCAGGTGCAGCCGACCGAAGAGGCGCGGGCCGCCGCGTACACGATCCCGTCCTACGAGGATCAGTACTACAGCCCCGACTTCGGCCAGGCCACCGGTGCCGCGGTGCCGTTGGACGACTACGGCTACAGCGACTACCGCTAG